One stretch of Clavelina lepadiformis chromosome 6, kaClaLepa1.1, whole genome shotgun sequence DNA includes these proteins:
- the LOC143463456 gene encoding coiled-coil domain-containing protein 60-like: MSPSIEDVRNYIVIKPVPAWKEATDSKLSARSLQNYALTLPTRYQVFKANYARRLQQMNTQGYSSASWKPYEEVGKPLYLSSKTLLQNSLGQMTDNAQKKDRLGEQSKKDTDKPHTEKATLKFGTNTASKQSTEPDSPPSKAKKAAKYISTASFLMKHRQHEDLQNIVKDLDEVRETMNCVKMGHALFPMLENEQNKRDNAFLVDKQNQLRDLKKGMQIQSVADDVIGEKEDEELKQRRPSSRQMSLRRAGSRASNITSISAVSAPSPAPGMVAQKAEVKKTLADQARPYTPVHSNINVSIESDNLHFGIWKQLCVLHWILEACKLEASGDSHHHKVMIPLSNCWDEKNPGGRTRDSRIVLQEKRNNSKWIKFTKNPSNKMPRSKSRRKITTYPSHQTGIRRNASYASELGSYQGESSARQRISRPPSARSVTLNIFQQLETQDQSIEDYTGEYVGLIRPSRPSSPGQSSIATTVVGGTVAGSDIGDDDNGTDVIDGSEAERRYPQEDFLNEKDYHEHLKKLLSTVKESVDNEMQKREKTAYVVAKVNNRLPMSVYDWSRSSYFKIGKKEVNISKIVVPAATPVTDYSEVKPVKNSLSTTRIRPHTAAVARRRDSIQNSVESGPVRPGSAFLASKPKPKRPMSSPAKLASQFTFKFSSEEKEKNLGQIREKFDEINDSKALQLHNQLTSLDMRRKKRMRVKFDTLSMTSSMQRDLRGMREAAIMTLKEEKESKKKRSNLITCDWYSTLTEHLPYDVHNDENCNVILEKLGMLGIEMAQSMYRVTPDAFLSALRGLRPWELCSPDVSGAVEFIRKHVAKMDEAEFDEWRNSRINQTDPIMGSDSKIK; the protein is encoded by the exons aTGTCTCCGTCCATTGAAGATGTACGCAATTACATTGTTATCAAACCCGTGCCAGCATGGAAAGAAGCAACTGACTCTAAACTTTCAGCTCGAAGCTTGCAAAACTATGCTTTGACATTGCCAACCCGATACCAAGTGTTCAAAGCAAATTATGCAAGAAG ATTACAACAAATGAACACACAAGGATACAGTTCTGCATCATGGAAACCATATGAAGAAGTGGGAAAACCATTATACCTCAGCTCCAAAACTTTACTACAAAATTCTCTGGGTCAAATGACAGACAACGCTCAGAAAAAAGACAGACTTGGTGAACAGTCGAAAAAAGACACTGACAAGCCCCACACTGAAAAG GCAACCTTGAAATTTGGAACAAACACTGCTTCAAAACAGTCCACTGAGCCAGATTCTCCACCAAGTAAAGCCAAAAAAGCAGCCAAATATATATCAACGGCTTCTTTCCTTATGAAGCACAGACAGCATGA GgatttgcaaaatattgttaaagACCTTGACGAAGTAAGAGAGACAATGAATTGTGTAAAAATGGGACATGCTTTGTTTCCAATGCTggaaaatgaacaaaacaaacgTGACAATGCTTTTCTTGTCGACAAGCAAAACCAATTAAGAGATTTGAAGAAAG GAATGCAAATTCAAAGCGTTGCCGATGACGTCATTGGTGAGAAGGAGGACGAAGAACTGAAGCAACGACGCCCGTCGTCCAGGCAAATGTCGCTCAGACGAGCTGGCAG TCGAGCatcaaatattacctcaatcaGTGCTGTTTCGGCACCTTCGCCAGCCCCAGGTATGGTTGCTCAAAAGGCGGAAGTAAAAAAGACTTTGGCGGACCAGGCCCGTCCTTATACTCCCGTGCACTCGAATATTAACGTCTCTATTGAGTCGGACAACTTGCACTTCGG CATTTGGAAGCAGTTGTGCGTCCTACATTGGATTTTAGAAGCTTGCAAGTTGGAAGCGAGTGGCGACTCTCACCATCA CAAAGTTATGATCCCATTGTCCAATTGCTGGGATGAAAAAAATCCCGGAGGAAGGACCAGGGATTCAAGAATCGTACTCCAGGAGAAGAGGAACAACAGCAAATGgataaaatttaccaaaaatcCATCCAACAAAATGCCGAG GAGTAAATCCCGACGAAAAATCACCACATATCCGTCACATCAAACTGGTATTCGTCGAAATGCAAGTTACGCGAGTGAACTGGGATCTTATCAGGGCGAATCGTCGGCAAGACAAAG aATTTCAAGACCACCATCTGCGCGTTCCGTTACACTCAACATCTTTCAACAACTGGAGACGCAGGATCAGAGCATTGAGGATTACACTGGCGAGTATGTGGGCTTAATCCGTCCATCCAGACCGTCCAGCCCAGGTCAATCGTCGATTGCCACGACAGTGGTCGGTGGGACCGTGGCGGGCAGTGACATAG GCGATGACGATAATGGAACTGACGTCATTGATGGCAGCGAAGCAGAGCGCAGATATCCCCAGGAAGACTTTCTTAATGAAAAGGACTACCACGAACATTTGAAGAAGCTTCTCTCTACTGTTAAAGAGAGCGTGGACAACGAGATGCAGAAGCGGGAAAAGACAGCTTATGTTGTCGCCAAGGTCAACAACCGGCTGCCGATGTCTGTCTATGATT GGTCTCGGAGTAGTTATTTCAAAATCGGCAAGAAAGAAGTAAATATCTCAAAGATCGTTGTACCGGCGGCCACCCCGGTAACCGATTACAGCGAAGTAAAACCTGTTAAGAATTCTCTTTCAACAACGCGAATTCGTCCCCACACGGCCGCCGTTGCACGCAGAAG AGACTCTATCCAAAACTCTGTTGAATCAGGACCTGTGCGGCCTGGTTCGGCTTTTCTTGCTTCAAAGCCAAAACCGAAGCGACCGATGAGTTCACCGGCAAAGCTTGCCTCTCAGTTCACTTTCAAATTTTCGAGTgaagaaaaagagaaaaatttgGGCCAGATCCGCGAGAAATTTGACGAAATCAACGACTCGAAAGCTTTGCAACTTCATAATCAACTTACAAGTCTCGATAT GCGGAGAAAGAAACGCATGAGAGTGAAGTTCGACACTTTGAGCATGACAAGCAGCATGCAGAGAGACCTGAGAGGAATGAGAGAAGCTGCAATCATGACCTTGAAGGAAGAGAAAgaatcaaaaaaaaagagGTCGAATCTGATCACTTGTGATTG GTATAGCACTTTGACGGAACATCTTCCTTACGATGTACACAATGACGAAAATTGTAATGTTATCCTGGAAAAACTGGGTATGTTAGGTATTGAAATGGCACAAAGCATGTATCGTGTCACACCTGACGCGTTCCTTAGTGCCTTGCGGGGTCTGAGACCGTGGGAACTTTGCTCTCCGGATGTTAGTGGAGCTGTGGAGTTCATTCGGAAGCATGTAGCGAAAATGGATGAAGCTGAATTTGATGAATGGAGAAATTCAAGAATTAACCAGACAGACCCGATAATGGGGAGTGACAGCAAGATAAAATGA
- the LOC143463457 gene encoding uncharacterized protein LOC143463457 isoform X1, protein MKTLPDVSKTNSRSRHTALCDFCLGTSASNKHGVYEEMLFCKDCDAKAHPSCMKYSKALAAKASSYPWQCVECKTCSVCCSSRDGASILFCDACDKAYHMKCHSPEVDDKPEGKWICSSCIDEDLDLNGWEGSIGLPDMVSKKANDVQSDDSSNATGNDATSSNHSSNIAQNYNRISIYDNVIPNSADWTANEVAEYFKSLGFSEQASVFTREEIDGRSLLLLRRADVIAGLSLKLGPAVKIFEHITKLQNASLSKSSYHNGIK, encoded by the exons ATGAAGACTCTACCAGATGTCTCAAAAACAAACAG CAGATCTAGACATACAGCTTTGTGTGATTTTTGCTTGGGAACGTCAGCAAGCAACAAGCATGGAGTGTATGAAGAAATGCTTTTTTGCAAAGATTGTGATGCAAAAGCCCATCCCAGTTGTATGAA GTATTCCAAAGCGTTGGCTGCCAAGGCTTCATCCTATCCTTGGCAATGTGTAGAGTGCAAGACTTGTTCGGTATGTTGCTCATCACGAGATGGGGCTAGCATTTTGTTTTGCGATGCTTGTGACAAGGCTTACCATATGAAATGTCACAGTCCTGAAGTTGATGATAAACCAGAAGGGAAATGGATATGCAGCTCATGCATAGATGAAGACCTAGACTTGAATGGCTGGGAAGGTTCTATTGGGCTACCTG ACATGGTTAGCAAAAAGGCAAATGATGTACAGTCAGATGATTCAAGCAATGCTACTGGCAACGATGCAACATCCAGCAATCATTCATCAAACATTGCTCAAAATTACAATCGAATATCAATTTATGATAATGTCATTCCTAATTCAGCTGATTGGACTGCCAATGAAGTTGctgaatattttaaaagtcTTGGTTTTTCCGAACAAGCTTCAGTTTTTACAAGAGAGGAAATAGATGGAAGATCACTTCTGCTATTACGTAGGGCTGATGTTATCGCTGGCTTGTCACTAAAACTTGGACCAGCCGtcaaaatttttgaacatatCACAAAATTGCAGAATGCTTCCCTATCCAAATCAAGTTATCATAATGGCATCAAGTGA
- the LOC143463457 gene encoding uncharacterized protein LOC143463457 isoform X2 codes for MKTLPDVSKTNRSRHTALCDFCLGTSASNKHGVYEEMLFCKDCDAKAHPSCMKYSKALAAKASSYPWQCVECKTCSVCCSSRDGASILFCDACDKAYHMKCHSPEVDDKPEGKWICSSCIDEDLDLNGWEGSIGLPDMVSKKANDVQSDDSSNATGNDATSSNHSSNIAQNYNRISIYDNVIPNSADWTANEVAEYFKSLGFSEQASVFTREEIDGRSLLLLRRADVIAGLSLKLGPAVKIFEHITKLQNASLSKSSYHNGIK; via the exons ATGAAGACTCTACCAGATGTCTCAAAAACAAACAG ATCTAGACATACAGCTTTGTGTGATTTTTGCTTGGGAACGTCAGCAAGCAACAAGCATGGAGTGTATGAAGAAATGCTTTTTTGCAAAGATTGTGATGCAAAAGCCCATCCCAGTTGTATGAA GTATTCCAAAGCGTTGGCTGCCAAGGCTTCATCCTATCCTTGGCAATGTGTAGAGTGCAAGACTTGTTCGGTATGTTGCTCATCACGAGATGGGGCTAGCATTTTGTTTTGCGATGCTTGTGACAAGGCTTACCATATGAAATGTCACAGTCCTGAAGTTGATGATAAACCAGAAGGGAAATGGATATGCAGCTCATGCATAGATGAAGACCTAGACTTGAATGGCTGGGAAGGTTCTATTGGGCTACCTG ACATGGTTAGCAAAAAGGCAAATGATGTACAGTCAGATGATTCAAGCAATGCTACTGGCAACGATGCAACATCCAGCAATCATTCATCAAACATTGCTCAAAATTACAATCGAATATCAATTTATGATAATGTCATTCCTAATTCAGCTGATTGGACTGCCAATGAAGTTGctgaatattttaaaagtcTTGGTTTTTCCGAACAAGCTTCAGTTTTTACAAGAGAGGAAATAGATGGAAGATCACTTCTGCTATTACGTAGGGCTGATGTTATCGCTGGCTTGTCACTAAAACTTGGACCAGCCGtcaaaatttttgaacatatCACAAAATTGCAGAATGCTTCCCTATCCAAATCAAGTTATCATAATGGCATCAAGTGA
- the LOC143463461 gene encoding copper chaperone for superoxide dismutase-like isoform X1 — MDAKPRMEFAVDMKCDSCADIVKNALKTRDVEVVMLDVKKQLLVVESQLSFKEILTLIEDTGKRAVLMGYGSNVSSSLGAAVAEISGNNVNGVVRIVQLANNNCLIEGTIDGLTPGKHGLNVHEYGDLSDGCRSCGNHFNPHNFGHGGINSEERHVGDLGNISAQINGRSSFRLLDSRINVWDIIGRSLVVHEKEDDLGSGQNERSKVDGNSGPGIACGIIARSSGLFQNAKRLCTCDGVPLWDEREVPIVGKERTRQKL; from the coding sequence ATGGATGCGAAGCCTCGCATGGAATTTGCTGTGGACATGAAATGCGACTCTTGTGCAGACATCgtgaaaaatgctttaaagACGAGAGATGTAGAAGTGGTAATGCTTGATGTTAAAAAGCAGCTGCTTGTTGTAGAAAGTCAACTCTCTTTTAAAGAAATACTAACGTTAATTGAAGACACCGGAAAACGTGCAGTGTTAATGGGCTATGGGTCAAATGTTTCCAGTAGCTTGGGCGCTGCAGTTGCTGAAATTTCTGGTAATAATGTAAATGGTGTCGTCAGAATAGTGCAACTTGCTAACAACAATTGTCTCATAGAAGGTACAATTGACGGCCTCACACCTGGCAAACATGGATTAAATGTCCATGAGTATGGTGATTTATCTGATGGATGTCGAAGTTGTGGAAATCACTTCAATCCACACAACTTCGGACATGGTGGTATAAATAGCGAAGAGAGACATGTTGGTGACCTTGGTAATATCTCAGCTCAAATAAACGGAAGGTCAAGTTTTCGATTGTTAGATTCTAGGATTAATGTCTGGGATATTATCGGTAGGTCCTTGGTAGTTCATGAAAAAGAAGATGATCTTGGTTCTGGCCAAAATGAAAGATCCAAGGTCGATGGGAATTCTGGACCTGGTATAGCTTGCGGTATTATTGCTCGCTCTTCAGGGTTATTTCAAAATGCAAAGCGACTCTGCACATGTGATGGTGTGCCGCTTTGGGATGAAAGGGAAGTACCCATTGTTGGCAAGGAAAGAACGAGACAGAAGCTGTAA
- the LOC143463461 gene encoding copper chaperone for superoxide dismutase-like isoform X2, whose translation MDAKPRMEFAVDMKCDSCADIVKNALKTRDVEVVMLDVKKQLLVVESQLSFKEILTLIEDTGKRAVLMGYGSNVSSSLGAAVAEISEGTIDGLTPGKHGLNVHEYGDLSDGCRSCGNHFNPHNFGHGGINSEERHVGDLGNISAQINGRSSFRLLDSRINVWDIIGRSLVVHEKEDDLGSGQNERSKVDGNSGPGIACGIIARSSGLFQNAKRLCTCDGVPLWDEREVPIVGKERTRQKL comes from the exons ATGGATGCGAAGCCTCGCATGGAATTTGCTGTGGACATGAAATGCGACTCTTGTGCAGACATCgtgaaaaatgctttaaagACGAGAGATGTAGAAGTGGTAATGCTTGATGTTAAAAAGCAGCTGCTTGTTGTAGAAAGTCAACTCTCTTTTAAAGAAATACTAACGTTAATTGAAGACACCGGAAAACGTGCAGTGTTAATGGGCTATGGGTCAAATGTTTCCAGTAGCTTGGGCGCTGCAGTTGCTGAAATTTCTG AAGGTACAATTGACGGCCTCACACCTGGCAAACATGGATTAAATGTCCATGAGTATGGTGATTTATCTGATGGATGTCGAAGTTGTGGAAATCACTTCAATCCACACAACTTCGGACATGGTGGTATAAATAGCGAAGAGAGACATGTTGGTGACCTTGGTAATATCTCAGCTCAAATAAACGGAAGGTCAAGTTTTCGATTGTTAGATTCTAGGATTAATGTCTGGGATATTATCGGTAGGTCCTTGGTAGTTCATGAAAAAGAAGATGATCTTGGTTCTGGCCAAAATGAAAGATCCAAGGTCGATGGGAATTCTGGACCTGGTATAGCTTGCGGTATTATTGCTCGCTCTTCAGGGTTATTTCAAAATGCAAAGCGACTCTGCACATGTGATGGTGTGCCGCTTTGGGATGAAAGGGAAGTACCCATTGTTGGCAAGGAAAGAACGAGACAGAAGCTGTAA
- the LOC143463461 gene encoding copper chaperone for superoxide dismutase-like isoform X3, giving the protein MDAKPRMEFAVDMKCDSCADIVKNALKTRDVEVVMLDVKKQLLVVESQLSFKEILTLIEDTGKRAVLMGYGSNVSSSLGAAVAEISGNNVNGVVRIVQLANNNCLIEGTIDGLTPGKHGLNVHEYGDLSDGCRSCGNHFNPHNFGHGGINSEERHVGDLGPW; this is encoded by the exons ATGGATGCGAAGCCTCGCATGGAATTTGCTGTGGACATGAAATGCGACTCTTGTGCAGACATCgtgaaaaatgctttaaagACGAGAGATGTAGAAGTGGTAATGCTTGATGTTAAAAAGCAGCTGCTTGTTGTAGAAAGTCAACTCTCTTTTAAAGAAATACTAACGTTAATTGAAGACACCGGAAAACGTGCAGTGTTAATGGGCTATGGGTCAAATGTTTCCAGTAGCTTGGGCGCTGCAGTTGCTGAAATTTCTGGTAATAATGTAAATGGTGTCGTCAGAATAGTGCAACTTGCTAACAACAATTGTCTCATAGAAGGTACAATTGACGGCCTCACACCTGGCAAACATGGATTAAATGTCCATGAGTATGGTGATTTATCTGATGGATGTCGAAGTTGTGGAAATCACTTCAATCCACACAACTTCGGACATGGTGGTATAAATAGCGAAGAGAGACATGTTGGTGACCTTG GTCCTTGGTAG
- the LOC143463460 gene encoding dehydrodolichyl diphosphate synthase complex subunit DHDDS-like has product MALIAKEKEFERSWWEKYLSGILQQGPIPNHVAFIMDGNRRFAAKKHVERIEGHRKGFDKLAEMLRWCQDLDISEVTLYAFSAENFKRSKEEVDSLMELARSKFAQILEEQDRLKEHGVRISIIGELHLLPQDLQELAYKLMECTRNNNKCRLNVCVAYTSRHEMTQAVRDITWGLEHGLIEKSDISEQLFEKALQISSVDVLVRTSGEIRLSDFLLWQSSSSYLSFLNVLWPELTIWDFYWSVLQYQRCYKSIKKQQIATELNTALTDTSSVKRMNNFINSLCAKRDCFTECV; this is encoded by the coding sequence ATGGCTTTAATAGCTAAAGAAAAGGAGTTTGAACGTTCTTGGTGGGAAAAGTATCTTTCTGGTATTCTTCAACAGGGTCCCATCCCCAACCATGTTGCATTTATTATGGATGGAAATAGAAGATTTGCTGCCAAAAAGCATGTTGAGCGGATTGAAGGCCACAGAAAAGGTTTTGATAAATTAGCTGAAATGTTAAGATGGTGTCAAGACCTTGATATTTCTGAGGTAACTTTGTATGCATTCAGTGCCGAAAACTTTAAACGTTCAAAAGAGGAGGTGGACAGTTTGATGGAGTTAGCTAGGAGCAAGTTTGCTCAGATACTTGAGGAACAAGATCGTCTAAAGGAACATGGTGTTAGGATTTCGATAATTGGAGAGCTGCATTTGCTTCCACAGGACTTACAAGAGCTTGCGTATAAATTGATGGAATGCACAAGGAACAACAACAAGTGTAGGCTAAATGTTTGTGTCGCTTATACTTCACGTCACGAAATGACACAAGCAGTAAGAGACATCACATGGGGATTGGAGCATGGTCTTATCGAGAAGTCTGACATCTCAGAGCAACtatttgaaaaagctttgcaGATAAGCAGTGTTGATGTCCTGGTACGGACGTCTGGTGAGATCAGGCTGAGTGATTTTCTGCTTTGGCAGAGTTCATCTTCGTATCTGTCCTTTCTCAATGTCTTATGGCCTGAATTAACTATTTGGGACTTTTATTGGTCTGTTTTACAATATCAGAGGTGTTACAAGTCAATCAAAAAGCAACAGATAGCCACAGAATTAAATACAGCATTGACTGATACTTCTTCAGTGAAAAGGATGAACAATTTTATCAATAGTTTATGTGCTAAACGTGACTGCTTTACTGAGTGCGTTTAA
- the LOC143463458 gene encoding uncharacterized protein LOC143463458 → MESHLEQLITCPVCLDRFKVPKILPCQHTFCLKPCLQNLVVDKKIRCPQCRSTHFLPRQGLVGLPNNLTIISILDLPSSNIVRKKDEVCQECQQENSKPEKCSHCERKLCRDCSTAHFQHLVHSLARSLNQVRKHIPKVSEMITELEERQVKSVSTANSLKSEVNQAIERCVNELKNRQNILLDHVDLFVGAQTRQLRVEQDTLEMELATLSSHCEAADKKCQFFSDASKGNRSENAAEVVRLMQQSQEHLRNIKSISSGIDDSIQRAIKFHKDGENALLSNASAFGEIAYSAPSRLSLSLGSDPVLNDMEIDRAFAVEHGRRADQVSSYIPSFTTPLFDTPTLAVSPAPSPDNNSLYGSSGSTTNSPRNQTNAFVPGLSNGNPQRRRRLVRQRRVDDGSERISSFLSPENDPSTRTSLPNSPLLNSTTNDPRWLYRAKGPVKRWFGSKGSDVGCLNWPRGVAVTPNDNIVVADSSNHRVHIFHTEGEPTLTFGGYGSDEGQFDCLAGVHVTAQGWILTADRYNHRIQIFDSMGRFIRMFGQEGSGEGELSYPWGVATDNMGFIYVCDKDNHRIQVFTLDGQFIRKFGRIGTHDGQLDSPQYLAVTHDNKVLVSDSGNHRIQAFDKYGRFLFKFGREGSAEGQLKYPRGVVVDYRGNIVVGDSGNNRIQIYRHDGTYLSGFSSWGPAPGQVKGIEGVALLGNNDIVISDRENHRIQVF, encoded by the exons ATGGAGTCTCATCTTGAACAGCTCATAACATGTCCTGTTTGTCTCGATCGCTTTAAAGTGCCGAAGATCTTGCCATGTCAGCATACCTTCTGTTTGAAGCCATGTTTGCAGAATCTTGTTGTTGACAAAAA aATTCGTTGCCCCCAGTGTCGAAGCACCCATTTCTTGCCTAGGCAGGGGTTAGTTGGTTTACCAAATAATCTCACAATTATATCAATTCTTGATTTGCCTTCATCTAATATTGTGAGAAAGAAAGACGAAGTTTGTCAG GAATGTCAACAGGAAAATTCCAAACCAGAAAAGTGTAGCCATTGTGAAAGGAAACTCTGCAGAGATTGTTCGACAGCACATTTTCAGCATTTAGTGCATTCCTTGGCAAGATCTCTGAATCAA GTGAGAAAGCATATTCCAAAAGTATCGGAAATGATAACAGAACTTGAAGAAAGACAAGTCAAATCTGTCTCTACAGCTAATTCCCTTAAGTCTGAAGTTAACCAG GCAATTGAACGTTGCGTAAATGAGTTGAAAAATCGCCAAAACATCCTGCTGGATCACGTTGATTTATTTGTTGGAGCACAGACAAG GCAGCTTCGAGTGGAACAGGACACCCTTGAGATGGAACTGGCCACTCTGAGCAGCCACTGTGAAGCAGCAGATAAAAAATGTCAATTCTTTTCAGACGC GTCCAAAGGAAATAGATCAGAAAATGCAGCTGAAGTTGTTCGTCTGATGCAACAAAGCCAAGAGCACTTGCGCAATATTAAGTCTATTTCGTCTGGAATTGATGACAGTATTCAAAGGGCCATTAAA TTTCATAAAGATGGCGAAAACGCCCTACTGAGCAATGCATCTGCTTTTGGTGAGATTGCATACAGCGCCCCATCCCGACTCTCGCTCTCACTTGGCAGTGATCCCGTTTTAAACGACATGGAGATCGATCGAGCTTTTGCTGTAGAACATGGCCGCCGAGCAG ATCAAGTTAGTTCCTACATTCCATCATTCACGACACCGTTGTTTGACACCCCAACGCTTGCAGTGTCACCTGCCCCGTCTCCAGACAACAACAGCTTATATGGAAGTTCGGGCTCAACTACCAATTCACCGAGGAACCAAACGAATGCTTTTGTTCCAG GGTTATCCAACGGCAATCCGCAAAGACGACGTCGGCTGGTTCGGCAGCGTCGAGTTGATGACGGTTCCGAAAGAATCTCGTCATTTTTAAGTCCAGAGAATGACCCTTCCACTAGAACGTCTTTACCCAACTCCCCCCTTCTCAATTCAACGACGAACGACCCACGCTGGCTGTACAGGGCGAAAGGTCCCGTGAAAAG ATGGTTCGGTTCGAAAGGGAGTGACGTCGGTTGCTTAAACTGGCCGCGAGGTGTAGCAGTGACTCCTAATGACAACATCGTCGTGGCTGACAGCAGCAATCACCGGGTCCAT ATATTCCACACCGAGGGCGAACCCACGCTTACATTTGGGGGTTACGGCTCGGACGAGGGTCAGTTCGATTGTTTGGCGGGAGTCCATGTAACAGCTCAG GGATGGATATTAACCGCAGACCGATACAACCATAGGATCCAGATATTTGATAGCATGGGTCGGTTTATTAGAATGTTTGGGCAAGAGGGTTCAG GAGAGGGAGAACTCAGTTACCCCTGGGGTGTAGCAACCGACAATATGGGCTTCATATACGTTTGCGACAAAGACAATCATAGAATACAGGTATTCACGCTGGACGGTCAGTTCATTCGAAAATTTGGACGGATTGGCACTCACGATGGTCAGCTGGACAGTCCGCAATACCTGGCTGTAACCCATGACAACAAG GTTCTTGTAAGCGACAGCGGTAACCACAGGATTCAGGCTTTCGACAAGTACGGTCGTTTCCTGTTCAAATTTGGCCGGGAAGGTTCTGCCGAAGGTCAGCTCAAATACCCGCGAGGTGTCGTTGTTGATTACCGCGGTAATATTGTAGTTGGAGACAGCGGAAATAACCGAATACAG ATTTACCGCCACGACGGTACCTACCTATCCGGTTTCAGTTCTTGGGGGCCGGCTCCAGGCCAGGTAAAAGGCATAGAAGGAGTCGCGTTGCTAGGCAACAACGATATCGTCATAAGCGATCGGGAAAATCATCGAATTCAAGTTTTTTAA
- the LOC143462459 gene encoding testis-specific serine/threonine-protein kinase 2-like has protein sequence MDAETNSMVVGQRNYDHKTWSEKDTLRTRGYILRDTLGEGTYSKVKRACSVRLQRDVAIKIICREKAPEVFEKKFLPREIEILSFVKHARIIRVYEIFETKVPGRVYIVTELLNSKDLLEYVKAQGSVCESEARKIFLDVCQALSYLHNNLIAHRDIKCENILLHKRIISGPGFEFIAKLCDFGFARKFPSQQCIVTNDSIDCITSTFCGSAAYASPEILERKRHNPMLADVWSLGIVFFITIYGVMPFDDTNIKAMVAKQKRGDLIKNRSKNISRLGQDLITQALQPNPQKRPFIKTLLDHRWLYENKQSTTSSMTQSSNAEVKVE, from the exons ATGGACGCGGAAACAAACTCCATGGTTGTTGGACAGAGGAATTACGACCATAAAACGTGGTCCGAAAAAGATACCTTGAGAACAAGGGGTTATATTTTACGCGATACTTTGGGTGAAGGCACATACAGCAAAGTAAAG CGAGCCTGCTCAGTTCGCCTACAGCGAGACGTTGccattaaaataatttgccGCGAGAAGGCGCCAGAAgtatttgaaaagaaatttctgcCTCGAGAGATTGAAATTTTGTCGTTCGTCAAACATGCTCGAATCATTAGAGTTTATGAaatctttgaaacaaaagttCCGGGAAGGGTTTACATCGTTACAGAGTTACTAAATTCCAAAGACCTTCTTGAATACGTGAAG GCTCAAGGCTCTGTGTGCGAAAGTGAAGCTAGAAAAATCTTTTTAGATGTCTGTCAAGCATTATCATATCTTCATAACAACCTTATTGCACACAGAGACATcaaatgtgaaaatattttgctccATAAACGGATCATATCGGGCCCAGGGTTTgagtttattgcaaaactaTGCGATTTCggatttgccagaaaatttcCCAGTCAACAATGCATTGTCACTAACGATTcg ATTGATTGCATCACAAGTACATTCTGTGGATCAGCTGCTTATGCTTCGCCAGAGATACTCGAAAGAAAACGGCACAATCCCATGTTGGCTGACGTGTGGTCCCTGggaattgttttctttataaCAATTTATGGTGTCATGCCTTTCGACGACACAAATATTAA gGCAATGGTGGCAAAACAAAAACGCggtgatttgataaaaaacaGGAGCAAAAATATCAGCAGGCTAGGACAGGACTTGATCACACAAGCTCTTCAACCCAACCCACAGAAAAGACCTTTCATAAAAACGTTACTTGATCACCGGTGGCTGTACGAAAACAAGCAATCTACTACGTCATCAATGACGCAAAGCTCAAATGCAGAAGTGAAAGTGGAATGA